ATGTGGCCACCGGACACTACGCTCGAATCGGGTTTGATGAAGCTGCCGGGCGGTATGCATTGCGCAAGGGAGTAGATGCGACTAAAGACCAGTCCTATGCGTTGTATCATTTAAATCAATATACCCTGAGCCATTTCTTAATGCCCCTGGGGGATTACGCCAAAACTGAAACCAGGCGCCTGGCCCGGGAATTCGGGCTGTCGGTGGCGGAAAAACCCGACAGTCAAGAGATATGCTTTATTCCCGACGATGATTATAAGCGCTTCCTGGAGGAAAAAGCGCCGGATGCTTTAAAACCCGGCAATATTCTGGATACCCGCGGAAAACTTGTCGGCAGGCACAAGGGCTTGCCTCTATACACGGTTGGGCAGCGCAAAGGATTGGGCATTGCTGCCGGTTCTCCCTTATATGTGGTGGCTCTGGATTATGACAAAAACGAATTGATCGTAGGGTCGGACCAGGATGTATTCTCGGCCGGTCTGATCGCTTCCGACGTCAATTATATTGCCTTTGACGAGCTGACCCAGCCGCTGCGGGTAACGGCGAAAATCCGTTACAGCGCCAGGGAGGCGGAGGCGCTGGTTTCACCATTGGCAGACGGCGATATCCGGGTTGATTTTTCCCAGGCACAAAGGGCTGTTA
The window above is part of the Acetonema longum DSM 6540 genome. Proteins encoded here:
- the mnmA gene encoding tRNA 2-thiouridine(34) synthase MnmA, giving the protein MQNKPRVLVAMSGGVDSSLTAALLVRQGYDVIGATMQLWEDNMERFDPNYRGCCSLSAVDDARRVADTLGIPYYVLNFRHMFQETVIDYFIQEYSSGRTPNPCIACNRHLKFSGLLRKALELGAQHVATGHYARIGFDEAAGRYALRKGVDATKDQSYALYHLNQYTLSHFLMPLGDYAKTETRRLAREFGLSVAEKPDSQEICFIPDDDYKRFLEEKAPDALKPGNILDTRGKLVGRHKGLPLYTVGQRKGLGIAAGSPLYVVALDYDKNELIVGSDQDVFSAGLIASDVNYIAFDELTQPLRVTAKIRYSAREAEALVSPLADGDIRVDFSQAQRAVTPGQSVVFYNGDTVVGGGIIQKAIN